The sequence AGGAGACGCGGGCATCACCGCCCATCTCTCCCCGGCCCGCCTGGATCAGGCTTTTGATCTGAACTACTATCTGCGACACGAACAGACCGTGTTCAACCGCGTTTTTTCGCAGGGGAAGAAAAATGATTGATCTGAAGAGGCGTCTGGCCCGTCTGCTCATCGAGAAGTCCTACCTCGAAGGCGACTTCACCCTGACTTCGGGCAAGAAGAGCGACTACTATTTCGACTGCAAGCACACGGCCCTGCATCCCGAAGGGGCCTGGCTCATCGGCAAGCTTTTTCTGGACATGATCCGCGCCAAGGGCGGGGTCAAGGGCGTAGGCGGCATGACGCTCGGCGCCGACCCGCTGGTATCAAGCGTGACGGTGGTCTCCCATTTGGAGGGCTACCCCCTGCCCGGGTTCATCATCCGCAAGCAGTCCAAGGGGCACGGCACCAACCAGTATCTGGAGGGGCTGAAGAACTTCGAACCGGGGCAGAGCGTCTGCCTGCTCGAAGACGTGATCACCACCGGCGGCACACTGCTCACGGCAGTTGAGCGCGTGCGCGACCAGGGCCTCAGTATCGCCTGTATCATGGGCGTGCTCGACCGCGAACAGGGCGGCCGGGAGAATCTGGAAAAAGCCGGATTCGACCTGCAGACCATCTTCACCCGCAAAGAACTGCTCGAAACCGCCAAAAGCTAGGGAGGCTCCGGCCTCCCGTTCCACCACCATGGACACCCGCACCTTCATCCTCATCGCGGCGTTCCTGTCACTCCTGTTTGCCGCCCCGGCCCGGCCCCAGAGCTGGACCGCCTCCCTTGCCCCGCATCCAAAGGCGCCGCCGCTGTTCATGGCCGTGGACATGGCCCGGCAACGCGCCTTTGTGGTCCGCAACAAGGATGGGGAACTCAAAAAAATGAAAGACATGTCCTGCACGACAGGCATGCACGGCGGCGGCAAGCTCCTCGAAGGCGACCGCAAGACCCCTGAAGGCGTCTATTTCCTGCAGGGCAAGGCTACGGGAGGGCTCGATTTCGACAGCTTCGGCAACACGGCCTTTCCGCTTAATTACCCCAATCCAGTGGACCGCATCCAGGGCAAGACCGGCAACGGGATCATGATCCACGGCCGTGGGCGCAGCTTCGGACCGCGCCAGACCCTTGGCTGCGTTGTCCTTGAAAACGACGACGTGGACACGCTGGACCGGCATGTGCGCATCCACGCCACTCCGGTGGTCATCGCGGAATCGGTGAGTTTGACCGGCAAGGCAGGGCCGCCACCGGAGATCGTTCTCGGCACCTGGGGCTGGATCAAGGCCCGGGAGCGGCGCGAGAATGCTTTTTTCGAGATCTACGATCCCGCGCGCTTTGAAAAATCGACGGGTATGAGCTTTGCCCGTTTCCGGCAGAAAATCCTGCAGGAATTCGCCACCTCCCGGTGGATCGACCTCCGCATAGAGGACCTGCAGGTCGTGCAGGGGCCGGACTACATGGTCTCGGTCTTTGCCGAGCGCACCCTGCCGCATGGGGAACAGGGCTGGCGCAGACTGTACTGGATGCGTCAGGTCGAGCTCTGGAAGATCGTGGGCGAGGAGTGGATTCCGCAGAATCTGGGCGGCAGCGTGGACTACGCCCAGCTGGTCGGCAAGGAGATTCGTGAGCGGTTGCAGGAATGCGCCCAGGCTTGGGACAAGGGTGACCTCAAAACCCTCCTGCGGGCCTACGACCGGACCGGTAGGCGCAATGACGCGCAAGGCCGCGAAGCCGTCGCCGCATCGCTTGAACGCGACATGGCGGCCAAAAAGAAAAATCCCTACAGCGCCGAATCCATGGTGCGGGTCACCAAACACGGCGTCGAGGCCAAACTCAAGGCGGACGGACACTCCCGGACCATCCTCTTTCTGCCCGGGGCCTTTAACACCTGGCTCATCGTTAGCGACGAGGCGGCGAAGCAGCCATGACCTTCACCAACCTGCCCCTGCGCTACATCGAAGAGCACCCTCGTTATCTTGACCTCTTTCTGACCCGCAAGGTGAACCCCGAGCTTGGCCTTGACGCCCTGGCCCTCGATACGTTTTCGGCCGAATGGCACAGGAGGACCGCCCGCATTTTTCATGACGCGGGCCTGACCTGCGCCGTGCACCTGCCCTTTTTCGACCTGCGCCCGGGAAGCCTCGACCCCATGATCCTGAAAGCGAGCAGGGAACGCCTGCAGCAAGCCGTGGACACGGCCCAGGTCTACGCCCCGGCCCACTTCATCGCCCACCTGGACTACAACAGAGTCATCTATTCCCATTTTCAGGACGCATGGCTTGAAAATTCCCTGCGCACCTGGGAGCTTGTGCTGGATCAAACGGCAGATGCGCCGCTTTACCTTGAAAACGTGTTTGAACTGAGCCCGGACCATCATGTGCGCGTGCTGCAAGGACTTGGAGGCAAGGCCGGAGCCTGCCTGGACGTGGGGCACTGGCACTGTTTCGCCGCAGGCCGCAAGCGGGGGAATCTAATGCAGTGGCTCGCGGCCCTGTCCCCCTTCCCCCTGCACCTGCATCTGCACGACAACGATGGCGACTCCGACGCCCACCTTGGCCTGGGTCAGGGCTTGATCCCCTGGGACCAGCTCTGGACAGGCCTTGCGGGCCGGAAGGTTTCGGCCACCTTCGAACCGCACACAAAGGACGCCTTCCTGGCCACCCGGAACTACCTACGCGACCACGACCTGAAGCTCTAATCAGCGCGCGTCGCAGAGATAATCGCGACATAAATCACGACACGCGCCTTGCAAATCGCGACAAATCGTGACACATCCATGTCGTGATTTGTCATCATTTGTCACGGTAAGGCCCGCGCATGCATATTTCCGCCCAGAGACATGAAGAAATCCGGCAGCTTCTGCTCCAATATCCTGACGGACTAACCAGCACCGCCATCAGCGCGGCGCTGCGAAATCCGCCGCATCAACGCACGGTGCAACGCTGGCTGTCCGAACTCGTGGCCATCGGAGCCGTGGCCGTTTCCGGTCGCGCTAGAGCCACCGTCTATCAGCTGACCGCCCTGTTCGGCCCCCAGCCAACGCTGCTAGCGGAGCCGTCAGCATTGTTTGACGCCACAGACGGCATTCCCCTGTCAGAACAAGGTAGAGAAATTTGTGCCTATGTCCGACGCCCACGGACAGGCCGAACGCCTATTGGTTATGATCGAAACTTCCTGGACGACTACGTTCCAAGCCTGAGCTGGTATTTGAGCGAGGCCACGAGAAGGCATTTGCGGGCTATCGGCGAGACGGACGCGTTCGGCCGACCGGCCGGCACGCACGGCCGGGCTATTTTGAACCGACTTCTGATTGACTTGTCCTGGGCCTCCAGCCGTCTGGAAGGCAACACCTACTCCCGGCTTGATACGAAAGAGCTGATCGAATTCGGTCGCCATGCGGAAGGCAAAGATGCCCAGGACGCCCAGATGATCCTGAACCACAAGGCGGCCATCGAATTGTTGCTCGATGAAGCCGATGCCGTGGGTTTTGACGCGCAGACCGTGCTCAGCCTGCACGGCCTCCTTTCAGAGAACCTGATGCCTGATCCGGATGCATCGGGGCGTTTGCGGTTCAGGCCCGTGCAGATCAGCGGGTCAGTCTTCATTCCCCTGGCCATGCCGCAGGTTATCGAAGAATGTTTTCACAGCATTCTGAACAAGGCGGCGGCCATTACC is a genomic window of Desulfomicrobium baculatum DSM 4028 containing:
- the pyrE gene encoding orotate phosphoribosyltransferase; the protein is MIDLKRRLARLLIEKSYLEGDFTLTSGKKSDYYFDCKHTALHPEGAWLIGKLFLDMIRAKGGVKGVGGMTLGADPLVSSVTVVSHLEGYPLPGFIIRKQSKGHGTNQYLEGLKNFEPGQSVCLLEDVITTGGTLLTAVERVRDQGLSIACIMGVLDREQGGRENLEKAGFDLQTIFTRKELLETAKS
- a CDS encoding L,D-transpeptidase family protein, which encodes MDTRTFILIAAFLSLLFAAPARPQSWTASLAPHPKAPPLFMAVDMARQRAFVVRNKDGELKKMKDMSCTTGMHGGGKLLEGDRKTPEGVYFLQGKATGGLDFDSFGNTAFPLNYPNPVDRIQGKTGNGIMIHGRGRSFGPRQTLGCVVLENDDVDTLDRHVRIHATPVVIAESVSLTGKAGPPPEIVLGTWGWIKARERRENAFFEIYDPARFEKSTGMSFARFRQKILQEFATSRWIDLRIEDLQVVQGPDYMVSVFAERTLPHGEQGWRRLYWMRQVELWKIVGEEWIPQNLGGSVDYAQLVGKEIRERLQECAQAWDKGDLKTLLRAYDRTGRRNDAQGREAVAASLERDMAAKKKNPYSAESMVRVTKHGVEAKLKADGHSRTILFLPGAFNTWLIVSDEAAKQP
- a CDS encoding sugar phosphate isomerase/epimerase family protein; translation: MTFTNLPLRYIEEHPRYLDLFLTRKVNPELGLDALALDTFSAEWHRRTARIFHDAGLTCAVHLPFFDLRPGSLDPMILKASRERLQQAVDTAQVYAPAHFIAHLDYNRVIYSHFQDAWLENSLRTWELVLDQTADAPLYLENVFELSPDHHVRVLQGLGGKAGACLDVGHWHCFAAGRKRGNLMQWLAALSPFPLHLHLHDNDGDSDAHLGLGQGLIPWDQLWTGLAGRKVSATFEPHTKDAFLATRNYLRDHDLKL
- a CDS encoding Fic family protein, whose translation is MHISAQRHEEIRQLLLQYPDGLTSTAISAALRNPPHQRTVQRWLSELVAIGAVAVSGRARATVYQLTALFGPQPTLLAEPSALFDATDGIPLSEQGREICAYVRRPRTGRTPIGYDRNFLDDYVPSLSWYLSEATRRHLRAIGETDAFGRPAGTHGRAILNRLLIDLSWASSRLEGNTYSRLDTKELIEFGRHAEGKDAQDAQMILNHKAAIELLLDEADAVGFDAQTVLSLHGLLSENLMPDPDASGRLRFRPVQISGSVFIPLAMPQVIEECFHSILNKAAAITDPFEQAFFVLVQLPCLQPFEDVNKRVSRLGANIPLLKNNLSPLTFIDVPDRTYVDAILGVYEMNRIELLRDLFVWAYERSAKEYVAVRKSLADPDPLRLRYRQELREIVADIVRSRRQDVLEAMERFAHERIKARDREAFVEMVQDELKRLHPGTLARYRLRLSEFEAWREARKALMS